From the genome of Carettochelys insculpta isolate YL-2023 chromosome 12, ASM3395843v1, whole genome shotgun sequence, one region includes:
- the ARPIN gene encoding arpin isoform X10: MSSFKVEAKGSSDRLSLEELKGLVNKPELLSVTARHTPSQTVAFWLLETELEKMELELGTQIRLKTQGDSPFIFSLAKLQGGTITKCNFAGDRQVGASWTDNIMANRAQGGPAPAPREQGDGAEEDEWPRSVDFSLGRLRAEGLQAAAADVCSPCSPCFNAVAPGGVQNGGGGGMDAGCTGPPQRRGPLCVLQRLLRVPVELSPCCVLLWAEAGTGDQAQSGQCWLCPHC, from the exons ATGTCCTCCTTCA AGGTGGAAGCTAAAGGCAGTTCGGACAGGCTGTCCCTTGAGGAGCTGAAAGGGCTGGTGAATAAGCCAGAGTTACTGAGTGTGACAGCgcgccacacccccagccagactGTGGCCTTCTGGCTGCTGGAGACAGAGCTGGAGAagatggagctggagctgggaacaCAGATCCGACTAAAAACCCAGGGCGACAGCCCCTTCATAT TCTCTCTAGCCAAGCTGCAAGGCGGCACCATCACAAAGTGCAACTTTGCTGGTGACAGACAGGTTGGGGCTTCCTGGACAGACAACATCATGGCTAACCGAGCCCAAGGAGGGCCAGCCCCCGCGCCCAGGGAGCAAGGGGACGGTGCAGAGGAGGACGAGTGG CCCCGCTCTGTGGACTTTTCCCTAGGACGACTGAGAGCCGAGGGACTCCAGGCGGCAGCAGCTGATGTGTGCAGCCCCTGTTCTCCTTGCTTCAACGCTGTGGCGCCCGGAGGGGTGCAgaacggggggggtggggggatggatgCAGGTTGCACTGGGCCACCCCAAAGAAGAGGGCCCCTGTGTGTGTTGCAGCGGTTGCTTCGGGTCCCTGTGGAACTCTCCCCCTGCTgtgtcctgctttgggcagaggctgGCACAGGTGACCAAGCTCAGAGCGGGCAGTGCTGGCTCTGTCCTCACTGCTGA
- the ARPIN gene encoding arpin isoform X8, with amino-acid sequence MSRAVHREQLPGRWDPPALQGGDGAIVEGELVAVSRHLLSDVNGRKERYYVLYVRPSQLHRRRFDAQGNEREPNFSDTRKVNTGFLMSSFKVEAKGSSDRLSLEELKGLVNKPELLSVTARHTPSQTVAFWLLETELEKMELELGTQIRLKTQGDSPFIYRLGLPGQTTSWLTEPKEGQPPRPGSKGTVQRRTSGTTESRGTPGGSS; translated from the exons atgaGCCGCGCGGTGCACCGCGAGCAGCTGCCCGGCCGCTGGGACCCGCCCGCCCTGCAGGG AGGGGATGGAGCGATCGTGGAGGGAGAGCTGGTTGCTGTCTCTCGGCACCTGCTCTCCGATGTGAACGGCAGGAAG GAGCGATACTACGTTCTGTATGTCAGGCCCAGCCAGCTCCATCGCCGCAGGTTCGATGCCCAGGGGAATGAGAGAGAGCCCAACTTCAGCGACACCCGGAAGGTGAACACCGGCTTCCTCATGTCCTCCTTCA AGGTGGAAGCTAAAGGCAGTTCGGACAGGCTGTCCCTTGAGGAGCTGAAAGGGCTGGTGAATAAGCCAGAGTTACTGAGTGTGACAGCgcgccacacccccagccagactGTGGCCTTCTGGCTGCTGGAGACAGAGCTGGAGAagatggagctggagctgggaacaCAGATCCGACTAAAAACCCAGGGCGACAGCCCCTTCATAT ACAGGTTGGGGCTTCCTGGACAGACAACATCATGGCTAACCGAGCCCAAGGAGGGCCAGCCCCCGCGCCCAGGGAGCAAGGGGACGGTGCAGAGGAGGACGAGTGG GACGACTGAGAGCCGAGGGACTCCAGGCGGCAGCAGCTGA
- the ARPIN gene encoding arpin isoform X6: MSRAVHREQLPGRWDPPALQGGDGAIVEGELVAVSRHLLSDVNGRKERYYVLYVRPSQLHRRRFDAQGNEREPNFSDTRKVNTGFLMSSFKVEAKGSSDRLSLEELKGLVNKPELLSVTARHTPSQTVAFWLLETELEKMELELGTQIRLKTQGDSPFIFSLAKLQGGTITKCNFAGDRQVGASWTDNIMANRAQGGPAPAPREQGDGAEEDEWLAGSAAAPC; encoded by the exons atgaGCCGCGCGGTGCACCGCGAGCAGCTGCCCGGCCGCTGGGACCCGCCCGCCCTGCAGGG AGGGGATGGAGCGATCGTGGAGGGAGAGCTGGTTGCTGTCTCTCGGCACCTGCTCTCCGATGTGAACGGCAGGAAG GAGCGATACTACGTTCTGTATGTCAGGCCCAGCCAGCTCCATCGCCGCAGGTTCGATGCCCAGGGGAATGAGAGAGAGCCCAACTTCAGCGACACCCGGAAGGTGAACACCGGCTTCCTCATGTCCTCCTTCA AGGTGGAAGCTAAAGGCAGTTCGGACAGGCTGTCCCTTGAGGAGCTGAAAGGGCTGGTGAATAAGCCAGAGTTACTGAGTGTGACAGCgcgccacacccccagccagactGTGGCCTTCTGGCTGCTGGAGACAGAGCTGGAGAagatggagctggagctgggaacaCAGATCCGACTAAAAACCCAGGGCGACAGCCCCTTCATAT TCTCTCTAGCCAAGCTGCAAGGCGGCACCATCACAAAGTGCAACTTTGCTGGTGACAGACAGGTTGGGGCTTCCTGGACAGACAACATCATGGCTAACCGAGCCCAAGGAGGGCCAGCCCCCGCGCCCAGGGAGCAAGGGGACGGTGCAGAGGAGGACGAGTGG ctcgctggctctgcagctgcgcCCTGCTAG
- the ARPIN gene encoding arpin isoform X9: MSRAVHREQLPGRWDPPALQGGDGAIVEGELVAVSRHLLSDVNGRKERYYVLYVRPSQLHRRRFDAQGNEREPNFSDTRKVNTGFLMSSFKVEAKGSSDRLSLEELKGLVNKPELLSVTARHTPSQTVAFWLLETELEKMELELGTQIRLKTQGDSPFIYRLGLPGQTTSWLTEPKEGQPPRPGSKGTVQRRTSGPALWTFP; the protein is encoded by the exons atgaGCCGCGCGGTGCACCGCGAGCAGCTGCCCGGCCGCTGGGACCCGCCCGCCCTGCAGGG AGGGGATGGAGCGATCGTGGAGGGAGAGCTGGTTGCTGTCTCTCGGCACCTGCTCTCCGATGTGAACGGCAGGAAG GAGCGATACTACGTTCTGTATGTCAGGCCCAGCCAGCTCCATCGCCGCAGGTTCGATGCCCAGGGGAATGAGAGAGAGCCCAACTTCAGCGACACCCGGAAGGTGAACACCGGCTTCCTCATGTCCTCCTTCA AGGTGGAAGCTAAAGGCAGTTCGGACAGGCTGTCCCTTGAGGAGCTGAAAGGGCTGGTGAATAAGCCAGAGTTACTGAGTGTGACAGCgcgccacacccccagccagactGTGGCCTTCTGGCTGCTGGAGACAGAGCTGGAGAagatggagctggagctgggaacaCAGATCCGACTAAAAACCCAGGGCGACAGCCCCTTCATAT ACAGGTTGGGGCTTCCTGGACAGACAACATCATGGCTAACCGAGCCCAAGGAGGGCCAGCCCCCGCGCCCAGGGAGCAAGGGGACGGTGCAGAGGAGGACGAGTGG CCCCGCTCTGTGGACTTTTCCCTAG
- the ARPIN gene encoding arpin isoform X4: MSRAVHREQLPGRWDPPALQGGDGAIVEGELVAVSRHLLSDVNGRKERYYVLYVRPSQLHRRRFDAQGNEREPNFSDTRKVNTGFLMSSFKVEAKGSSDRLSLEELKGLVNKPELLSVTARHTPSQTVAFWLLETELEKMELELGTQIRLKTQGDSPFIFSLAKLQGGTITKCNFAGDRQVGASWTDNIMANRAQGGPAPAPREQGDGAEEDEWPWGPYSCAKRTVSAQWGAQLDPGLCFAMAVLSLAGYQLAGSAAAPC, encoded by the exons atgaGCCGCGCGGTGCACCGCGAGCAGCTGCCCGGCCGCTGGGACCCGCCCGCCCTGCAGGG AGGGGATGGAGCGATCGTGGAGGGAGAGCTGGTTGCTGTCTCTCGGCACCTGCTCTCCGATGTGAACGGCAGGAAG GAGCGATACTACGTTCTGTATGTCAGGCCCAGCCAGCTCCATCGCCGCAGGTTCGATGCCCAGGGGAATGAGAGAGAGCCCAACTTCAGCGACACCCGGAAGGTGAACACCGGCTTCCTCATGTCCTCCTTCA AGGTGGAAGCTAAAGGCAGTTCGGACAGGCTGTCCCTTGAGGAGCTGAAAGGGCTGGTGAATAAGCCAGAGTTACTGAGTGTGACAGCgcgccacacccccagccagactGTGGCCTTCTGGCTGCTGGAGACAGAGCTGGAGAagatggagctggagctgggaacaCAGATCCGACTAAAAACCCAGGGCGACAGCCCCTTCATAT TCTCTCTAGCCAAGCTGCAAGGCGGCACCATCACAAAGTGCAACTTTGCTGGTGACAGACAGGTTGGGGCTTCCTGGACAGACAACATCATGGCTAACCGAGCCCAAGGAGGGCCAGCCCCCGCGCCCAGGGAGCAAGGGGACGGTGCAGAGGAGGACGAGTGG CCCTGGGGTCCTTATTCCTGTGCTAAGCGGACGGTCTCTGCTCAGTGGGGGGCCCAGCTTGATCCCGGCTTGTGCTTTGCAATGGCTGTGCTCTCTCTGGCCGGATACCAGctcgctggctctgcagctgcgcCCTGCTAG
- the ARPIN gene encoding arpin isoform X2, which yields MSRAVHREQLPGRWDPPALQGGDGAIVEGELVAVSRHLLSDVNGRKERYYVLYVRPSQLHRRRFDAQGNEREPNFSDTRKVNTGFLMSSFKVEAKGSSDRLSLEELKGLVNKPELLSVTARHTPSQTVAFWLLETELEKMELELGTQIRLKTQGDSPFIYRLGLPGQTTSWLTEPKEGQPPRPGSKGTVQRRTSGPGVLIPVLSGRSLLSGGPSLIPACALQWLCSLWPDTSSLALQLRPASLGGGQQWALRCQPKLLLPRPAHGFSSAPTELLLAPLCGLFPRTTESRGTPGGSS from the exons atgaGCCGCGCGGTGCACCGCGAGCAGCTGCCCGGCCGCTGGGACCCGCCCGCCCTGCAGGG AGGGGATGGAGCGATCGTGGAGGGAGAGCTGGTTGCTGTCTCTCGGCACCTGCTCTCCGATGTGAACGGCAGGAAG GAGCGATACTACGTTCTGTATGTCAGGCCCAGCCAGCTCCATCGCCGCAGGTTCGATGCCCAGGGGAATGAGAGAGAGCCCAACTTCAGCGACACCCGGAAGGTGAACACCGGCTTCCTCATGTCCTCCTTCA AGGTGGAAGCTAAAGGCAGTTCGGACAGGCTGTCCCTTGAGGAGCTGAAAGGGCTGGTGAATAAGCCAGAGTTACTGAGTGTGACAGCgcgccacacccccagccagactGTGGCCTTCTGGCTGCTGGAGACAGAGCTGGAGAagatggagctggagctgggaacaCAGATCCGACTAAAAACCCAGGGCGACAGCCCCTTCATAT ACAGGTTGGGGCTTCCTGGACAGACAACATCATGGCTAACCGAGCCCAAGGAGGGCCAGCCCCCGCGCCCAGGGAGCAAGGGGACGGTGCAGAGGAGGACGAGTGG CCCTGGGGTCCTTATTCCTGTGCTAAGCGGACGGTCTCTGCTCAGTGGGGGGCCCAGCTTGATCCCGGCTTGTGCTTTGCAATGGCTGTGCTCTCTCTGGCCGGATACCAGctcgctggctctgcagctgcgcCCTGCTAGTCTGGGAGGAGGCCAGCAGTGGGCGCTGCGCTGCCAGCCAAAGCTGCTCCTGCCTCGTCCTGCCCACGGATTCTCTTCTGCCCCCACTGAACTGCTCCTAGCCCCGCTCTGTGGACTTTTCCCTAGGACGACTGAGAGCCGAGGGACTCCAGGCGGCAGCAGCTGA
- the ARPIN gene encoding arpin isoform X7 encodes MSRAVHREQLPGRWDPPALQGGDGAIVEGELVAVSRHLLSDVNGRKERYYVLYVRPSQLHRRRFDAQGNEREPNFSDTRKVNTGFLMSSFKVEAKGSSDRLSLEELKGLVNKPELLSVTARHTPSQTVAFWLLETELEKMELELGTQIRLKTQGDSPFIFSLAKLQGGTITKCNFAGDRQVGASWTDNIMANRAQGGPAPAPREQGDGAEEDEWDD; translated from the exons atgaGCCGCGCGGTGCACCGCGAGCAGCTGCCCGGCCGCTGGGACCCGCCCGCCCTGCAGGG AGGGGATGGAGCGATCGTGGAGGGAGAGCTGGTTGCTGTCTCTCGGCACCTGCTCTCCGATGTGAACGGCAGGAAG GAGCGATACTACGTTCTGTATGTCAGGCCCAGCCAGCTCCATCGCCGCAGGTTCGATGCCCAGGGGAATGAGAGAGAGCCCAACTTCAGCGACACCCGGAAGGTGAACACCGGCTTCCTCATGTCCTCCTTCA AGGTGGAAGCTAAAGGCAGTTCGGACAGGCTGTCCCTTGAGGAGCTGAAAGGGCTGGTGAATAAGCCAGAGTTACTGAGTGTGACAGCgcgccacacccccagccagactGTGGCCTTCTGGCTGCTGGAGACAGAGCTGGAGAagatggagctggagctgggaacaCAGATCCGACTAAAAACCCAGGGCGACAGCCCCTTCATAT TCTCTCTAGCCAAGCTGCAAGGCGGCACCATCACAAAGTGCAACTTTGCTGGTGACAGACAGGTTGGGGCTTCCTGGACAGACAACATCATGGCTAACCGAGCCCAAGGAGGGCCAGCCCCCGCGCCCAGGGAGCAAGGGGACGGTGCAGAGGAGGACGAGTGG GACGACTGA
- the ARPIN gene encoding arpin isoform X3 yields the protein MSRAVHREQLPGRWDPPALQGGDGAIVEGELVAVSRHLLSDVNGRKERYYVLYVRPSQLHRRRFDAQGNEREPNFSDTRKVNTGFLMSSFTRHTPSQTVAFWLLETELEKMELELGTQIRLKTQGDSPFIFSLAKLQGGTITKCNFAGDRQVGASWTDNIMANRAQGGPAPAPREQGDGAEEDEWPRSVDFSLGRLRAEGLQAAAADVCSPCSPCFNAVAPGGVQNGGGGGMDAGCTGPPQRRGPLCVLQRLLRVPVELSPCCVLLWAEAGTGDQAQSGQCWLCPHC from the exons atgaGCCGCGCGGTGCACCGCGAGCAGCTGCCCGGCCGCTGGGACCCGCCCGCCCTGCAGGG AGGGGATGGAGCGATCGTGGAGGGAGAGCTGGTTGCTGTCTCTCGGCACCTGCTCTCCGATGTGAACGGCAGGAAG GAGCGATACTACGTTCTGTATGTCAGGCCCAGCCAGCTCCATCGCCGCAGGTTCGATGCCCAGGGGAATGAGAGAGAGCCCAACTTCAGCGACACCCGGAAGGTGAACACCGGCTTCCTCATGTCCTCCTTCA CgcgccacacccccagccagactGTGGCCTTCTGGCTGCTGGAGACAGAGCTGGAGAagatggagctggagctgggaacaCAGATCCGACTAAAAACCCAGGGCGACAGCCCCTTCATAT TCTCTCTAGCCAAGCTGCAAGGCGGCACCATCACAAAGTGCAACTTTGCTGGTGACAGACAGGTTGGGGCTTCCTGGACAGACAACATCATGGCTAACCGAGCCCAAGGAGGGCCAGCCCCCGCGCCCAGGGAGCAAGGGGACGGTGCAGAGGAGGACGAGTGG CCCCGCTCTGTGGACTTTTCCCTAGGACGACTGAGAGCCGAGGGACTCCAGGCGGCAGCAGCTGATGTGTGCAGCCCCTGTTCTCCTTGCTTCAACGCTGTGGCGCCCGGAGGGGTGCAgaacggggggggtggggggatggatgCAGGTTGCACTGGGCCACCCCAAAGAAGAGGGCCCCTGTGTGTGTTGCAGCGGTTGCTTCGGGTCCCTGTGGAACTCTCCCCCTGCTgtgtcctgctttgggcagaggctgGCACAGGTGACCAAGCTCAGAGCGGGCAGTGCTGGCTCTGTCCTCACTGCTGA
- the ARPIN gene encoding arpin isoform X1 yields MSRAVHREQLPGRWDPPALQGGDGAIVEGELVAVSRHLLSDVNGRKERYYVLYVRPSQLHRRRFDAQGNEREPNFSDTRKVNTGFLMSSFKVEAKGSSDRLSLEELKGLVNKPELLSVTARHTPSQTVAFWLLETELEKMELELGTQIRLKTQGDSPFIFSLAKLQGGTITKCNFAGDRQVGASWTDNIMANRAQGGPAPAPREQGDGAEEDEWPRSVDFSLGRLRAEGLQAAAADVCSPCSPCFNAVAPGGVQNGGGGGMDAGCTGPPQRRGPLCVLQRLLRVPVELSPCCVLLWAEAGTGDQAQSGQCWLCPHC; encoded by the exons atgaGCCGCGCGGTGCACCGCGAGCAGCTGCCCGGCCGCTGGGACCCGCCCGCCCTGCAGGG AGGGGATGGAGCGATCGTGGAGGGAGAGCTGGTTGCTGTCTCTCGGCACCTGCTCTCCGATGTGAACGGCAGGAAG GAGCGATACTACGTTCTGTATGTCAGGCCCAGCCAGCTCCATCGCCGCAGGTTCGATGCCCAGGGGAATGAGAGAGAGCCCAACTTCAGCGACACCCGGAAGGTGAACACCGGCTTCCTCATGTCCTCCTTCA AGGTGGAAGCTAAAGGCAGTTCGGACAGGCTGTCCCTTGAGGAGCTGAAAGGGCTGGTGAATAAGCCAGAGTTACTGAGTGTGACAGCgcgccacacccccagccagactGTGGCCTTCTGGCTGCTGGAGACAGAGCTGGAGAagatggagctggagctgggaacaCAGATCCGACTAAAAACCCAGGGCGACAGCCCCTTCATAT TCTCTCTAGCCAAGCTGCAAGGCGGCACCATCACAAAGTGCAACTTTGCTGGTGACAGACAGGTTGGGGCTTCCTGGACAGACAACATCATGGCTAACCGAGCCCAAGGAGGGCCAGCCCCCGCGCCCAGGGAGCAAGGGGACGGTGCAGAGGAGGACGAGTGG CCCCGCTCTGTGGACTTTTCCCTAGGACGACTGAGAGCCGAGGGACTCCAGGCGGCAGCAGCTGATGTGTGCAGCCCCTGTTCTCCTTGCTTCAACGCTGTGGCGCCCGGAGGGGTGCAgaacggggggggtggggggatggatgCAGGTTGCACTGGGCCACCCCAAAGAAGAGGGCCCCTGTGTGTGTTGCAGCGGTTGCTTCGGGTCCCTGTGGAACTCTCCCCCTGCTgtgtcctgctttgggcagaggctgGCACAGGTGACCAAGCTCAGAGCGGGCAGTGCTGGCTCTGTCCTCACTGCTGA
- the ARPIN gene encoding arpin isoform X5: protein MSRAVHREQLPGRWDPPALQGGDGAIVEGELVAVSRHLLSDVNGRKERYYVLYVRPSQLHRRRFDAQGNEREPNFSDTRKVNTGFLMSSFKVEAKGSSDRLSLEELKGLVNKPELLSVTARHTPSQTVAFWLLETELEKMELELGTQIRLKTQGDSPFIYRLGLPGQTTSWLTEPKEGQPPRPGSKGTVQRRTSGSLALQLRPASLGGGQQWALRCQPKLLLPRPAHGFSSAPTELLLAPLCGLFPRTTESRGTPGGSS, encoded by the exons atgaGCCGCGCGGTGCACCGCGAGCAGCTGCCCGGCCGCTGGGACCCGCCCGCCCTGCAGGG AGGGGATGGAGCGATCGTGGAGGGAGAGCTGGTTGCTGTCTCTCGGCACCTGCTCTCCGATGTGAACGGCAGGAAG GAGCGATACTACGTTCTGTATGTCAGGCCCAGCCAGCTCCATCGCCGCAGGTTCGATGCCCAGGGGAATGAGAGAGAGCCCAACTTCAGCGACACCCGGAAGGTGAACACCGGCTTCCTCATGTCCTCCTTCA AGGTGGAAGCTAAAGGCAGTTCGGACAGGCTGTCCCTTGAGGAGCTGAAAGGGCTGGTGAATAAGCCAGAGTTACTGAGTGTGACAGCgcgccacacccccagccagactGTGGCCTTCTGGCTGCTGGAGACAGAGCTGGAGAagatggagctggagctgggaacaCAGATCCGACTAAAAACCCAGGGCGACAGCCCCTTCATAT ACAGGTTGGGGCTTCCTGGACAGACAACATCATGGCTAACCGAGCCCAAGGAGGGCCAGCCCCCGCGCCCAGGGAGCAAGGGGACGGTGCAGAGGAGGACGAGTGG ctcgctggctctgcagctgcgcCCTGCTAGTCTGGGAGGAGGCCAGCAGTGGGCGCTGCGCTGCCAGCCAAAGCTGCTCCTGCCTCGTCCTGCCCACGGATTCTCTTCTGCCCCCACTGAACTGCTCCTAGCCCCGCTCTGTGGACTTTTCCCTAGGACGACTGAGAGCCGAGGGACTCCAGGCGGCAGCAGCTGA